In a single window of the Phocoena phocoena chromosome 14, mPhoPho1.1, whole genome shotgun sequence genome:
- the STON1 gene encoding stonin-1, translating to MCSTNPGSWVTFDDDPAFQSSQKSKNFPLENQGICRPNGLKLNLSGTKEFPSGYSSTSSTPLSSPIIDFYFSPGPPSNSPLSTPTKDFPGFPGVPKAGTHVLYPIPESSSNSPLIPGAGSSILPTKPTCLSHASLLSDHSCIHPAPKVGLPDETSPHQAESLGFQSDTPRFQYFQEDCAFSSPFWKDEGSASQLTFDPPGIRKMVPSRDKEMPIDQKGLNQCSLSYICEKLEHLQSAENQDSFGNLSTQRLCAEDAASSFVPHMLFRSQPEAGWSFMLRIPEKKNVMSSRQWGPIFLKVLPGGILQMYYEKGLEKPFKELQLNPYCRLSEPKVENFSVTGKIHTVKIEHVSYTEKRKYHSKTEVVHEPDIEQMLKLGSTEYHDFLDFLTSVEEELTKLPAVSKPKKNYEEQEVFLEIVDNFWGKITKEEGKLVESAVITQIWCLCFVNGNTECFLTLNDLELQKRNECYFEKDPEKKGIDILDYHFHKCVNAQEFEQSRIIKFVPLDACRFELMRFKTLYSGEDLPFSLKSVVVVQGAYVELQAFVNMAPLVQRPSLRSCDNIMIHFPVPSQWIKALWTMNLQRQKSLKAKMNRRACLGSLHEPESEPVIQVTVGSAKYESAYRAVVWKIDRLPDKNSSPDHPHCLSYKLELGSDQEIPSDWYPFATVQFGILDTCASRTEVRSLGVESDVQPQKHVHQRACYNIQVEIEKKWIKIDGEDPDKAGDCVTQ from the exons ATGTGCTCCACAAACCCAGGCAGTTGGGTCACATTTGATGATGACCCTGCTTTTCAGTCTTCTCAAAAGTCAAAGAATTTCCCTCTGGAGAATCAAGGCATTTGTAGGCCAAATGGACTTAAACTGAACCTTTCTGGTACTAAGGAATTTCCCAGTGGATATTCCTCCACCAGCAgtacccctctctcctctcccatcaTAGACTTTTATTTCAGTCCAGGACCTCCAAGTAACTCTCCTCTTTCTACACCTACCAAAGACTTCCCAGGTTTTCCTGGCGTCCCCAAAGCAGGGACTCATGTGCTTTATCCTATTCCAGAATCATCTTCAAACAGTCCACTTATACCTGGAGCAGGTTCTTCCATATTGCCTACTAAACCAACCTGTTTATCCCATGCTTCCTTACTCAGTGACCACTCATGTATACATCCAGCTCCCAAAGTGGGTCTTCCAGATGAAACGAGCCCTCACCAGGCTGAAAGCCTAGGGTTCCAAAGTGATACTCCCCGGTTTCAGTATTTTCAGGAGGACTGTGCCTTTTCAAGTCCATTTTGGAAAGATGAAGGCAGTGCTTCCCAGCTCACCTTTGACCCTCCAGGAATCAGAAAGATGGTCCCATCAAGAGACAAAGAGATGCCTATTGATCAAAAAGGCTTAAATCAATGTTCACTCAGCTACATCTGTGAGAAGCTTGAACATCTCCAATCAGCTGAGAACCAAGACTCGTTTGGAAATTTGTCTACGCAGCGTCTGTGTGCTGAAGATGCTGCGTCTTCCTTTGTGCCCCACATGCTCTTCAGGAGTCAGCCAGAAGCCGGATGGTCTTTCATGTTGAGAATCCCTGAGAAGAAGAACGTGATGTCTTCCCGTCAGTGGGGGCCAATTTTTCTAAAAGTCCTACCTGGAGGAATTTTGCAAATGTATTATGAGAAGGGGTTAGAAAAACCATTTAAAGAGTTACAGCTCAATCCATACTGCAGGCTTTCTGAACCCAAAGTTGAGAACTTTAGTGTGACAGGAAAAATCCATACTGTGAAGATCGAACATGTGTCTtacacagaaaaaaggaaataccaTTCTAAGACAGAAGTAGTTCACGAGCCAGACATAGAACAAATGCTGAAGTTGGGATCCACGGAGTACCATGACTTCCTTGACTTTCTGACCAGTGTGGAGGAGGAGCTGACGAAGCTGCCAGCCGTTTCAAAACCAAAGAAGAACTATGAGGAACAAGAAGTTTTCCTTGAAATCGTGGACAACTTTTGGGGTAAAATCactaaagaagaaggaaaattggTTGAAAGTGCTGTGATAACTCAAATCTGGTGCCTCTGCTTTGTGAATGGGAACACGGAATGCTTTTTAACCTTGAATGACCTTGAGCTGCAGAAGCGAAATGAATGCTATTTTGAAAAAGACCCAGAAAAGAAGGGGATTGATATTCTTGACTATCATTTCCATAAGTGTGTGAACGCACAAGAATTTGAGCAATCAAGAATCATTAAGTTCGTACCTCTGGATGCCTGCCGGTTTGAGTTGATGCGTTTCAAGACTTTGTATAGCGGCGAAGACCTTCCCTTTTCCCTGAAGTCTGTAGTGGTTGTCCAGGGGGCGTATGTGGAGCTTCAGGCCTTTGTCAACATGGCCCCGTTGGTCCAGAGACCATCCTTGAGGTCCTGTGACAACATAATGATACACTTTCCTGTGCCATCGCAGTGGATCAAGGCCCTCTGGACCATGAACCTCCAGAGGCAGAAGTCCCTGAAAGCCAAAATGAACCGCCGGGCGTGTCTGGGGAGTTTACATGAACCTGAATCTGAACCTGTCATACAGGTCACTGTGGGGTCAGCAAAATATGAGAGTGCCTACCGGGCCGTCGTATGGAAGATAGACCGGCTTCCTGATAAAAATTCAA gtCCTGATCATCCCCATTGTTTGTCATACAAACTAGAACTTGGATCAGACCAAGAAATTCCCTCTGATTGGTATCCATTTGCTACTGTTCAGTTTGGGATTCTTGACACCTGTGCCTCAAGGACAGAGGTCAGGTCTCTGGGGGTGGAGAGTGATGTCCAGCCACAGAAACATGTTCATCAGCGAGCCTGCTACAACATCCAG gttgaaatagaaaagaagtggATTAAAATCGATGGAGAAGACCCAGATAAAGCTGGTGACTGCGTAACTCAGTAG